The proteins below are encoded in one region of Juglans microcarpa x Juglans regia isolate MS1-56 chromosome 4D, Jm3101_v1.0, whole genome shotgun sequence:
- the LOC121261645 gene encoding protein EARLY-RESPONSIVE TO DEHYDRATION 7, chloroplastic-like, which produces MASQHPNPKTPIYPEVIQSNPEAPSNPKSSSSSNLYPSIDMRDLVENLFPVEPQNPNPNSHEYPSAPPEATEEVLIKVPGAILNLVDKHYSVELACGDLNVVRIRQGVNAVVVLARVADEIQWPLAKDEAAVKLDDSHYFFSFRVPKEHHSGSDSSDEEDNRDRNDSDDFLSYGLTIASKGQEGLIRELDGILQNYSCFSVQKVSKNANIKKGEALDGSVAKEISPADLKSEKKDLMEKQCAAYWTTLAPNVEDYNGMAAKIIAAGSGKLIKGILWCGDVTVERLKFGNEVMKKRLSPCSNSEIDPKTLKRIRRVKRVTKMTEKVANGVLSGVVKISGFLTGSVANSKVGKKIFNLLPGEIVLASLDGFSKVCDAVEVAGKSVMSTSSTVTTELVSQRYGEQAAHATSEGLDAAGHAMGTAWAAFKIRKAFNPKSVLKPTTLAKSAAKAAAAAEKKAKKSK; this is translated from the exons ATGGCTTCCCAACACCCAAACCCGAAAACTCCGATCTACCCGGAAGTGATTCAATCAAACCCCGAAGCCCCCTCAAACCCTAAgtcttcctcctcctccaatcTCTACCCCTCCATTGACATGCGAGACCTCGTCGAAAACCTCTTTCCCGTTGAACCCCAAAATCCTAACCCTAACAGCCACGAATACCCCTCGGCCCCGCCCGAGGCTACCGAGGAGGTTTTGATCAAGGTCCCTGGCGCTATTCTCAACCTCGTAGACAAGCACTACAGCGTCGAGCTGGCCTGCGGCGACCTTAACGTTGTACGTATACGGCAGGGGGTCAACGCCGTTGTCGTCCTCGCACGCGTCGCCGACGAGATCCAATGGCCGTTGGCCAAGGACGAGGCCGCCGTCAAGCTCGACGACTCGCATTACTTTTTCTCGTTCCGCGTGCCCAAGGAGCACCACTCTGGGTCTGATTCGAGCGACGAGGAAGACAATCGAGATAGGAATGACTCCGATGATTTCTTGAGTTACGGATTGACGATCGCTTCCAAGGGGCAAGAGGGTCTGATTAGAGAGCTGGACGGAATTTTGCAGAATTACAGTTGCTTCTCAGTGCAGAAGGTTTCCAAGAATGCGAATATTAAGAAGGGCGAAGCATTGGACGGGTCAGTGGCAAAGGAGATTTCTCCGGCGGATTTGAAGTCGGAGAAGAAGGATCTCATGGAGAAGCAGTGCGCCGCGTACTGGACGACGCTAGCTCCGAATGTGGAGGACTACAATGGGATGGCCGCGAAGATTATTGCTGCGGGTTCAGGAAAGCTGATCAAGGGGATATTGTGGTGCGGGGATGTTACGGTGGAGAGATTGAAGTTTGGAAATGAGGTCATGAAGAAAAGGTTGTCTCCGTGTTCCAATTCGGAGATTGATCCCAAAACCTTAAAGCGGATTAGAAG GGTTAAGAGGGTGACTAAAATGACGGAGAAAGTTGCAAATGGAGTCCTCTCTGGTGTTGTTAAAATCTCTGGATTTCTTACAGGTTCAGTTGCAAATTCGAAAGTGGGCAAGAAAATTTTTAACCTACTGCCTGGGGAGATTGTTCTTGCATCCCTAGATGGATTTA GCAAAGTCTGCGATGCTGTTGAAGTAGCTGGAAAAAGTGTCATGTCAACATCATCCACTGTGACAACTGAACTCGTATCCCAGAG GTATGGGGAACAAGCAGCTCATGCAACAAGCGAAGGGCTTGATGCTGCAGGCCATGCTATGGGCACTGCGTGGGCTGCTTTTAAGATCCGAAAGGCATTCAACCCTAAAAGTGTTCTTAAACCTACCACTTTGGCCAAATCGGCTGCTAAagctgcagcagcagcagaGAAGAAGGCCAAGAAGTCCAAGTAA
- the LOC121261642 gene encoding LOW QUALITY PROTEIN: histidine kinase 1-like (The sequence of the model RefSeq protein was modified relative to this genomic sequence to represent the inferred CDS: deleted 1 base in 1 codon), translated as MADETHPGSCECSPTPSTPMGTPLRKVLDRISVFATPWRSSSALRGRRIFHRDVEREEFQYAATRCLSSYYSVFVARLAIMVMLAILIGLLTILTWHFTKIYTTKSLNSLAYGLRNELLQRPILRMWNILNSTSEITTAQVKLSEYVFRRYNKPDTQAEQVELYELMRDVTWALFASRKALNAITINYRNGFVQAFHRDHRSNNTFYIYSDLVNYSISASGSSYEINSLSSQEGWKDQSIHGNISAVWYQEPLDPITGEKTGKAKPIPPDDLINIAGLSQVPDGVASWHVAVSKYTDTPLLSAALPVWDPSNESIVAVVGVTTALYSVGQLMKELVEVHSGHIYLTSQEGYLLATSTNAPLLRNSTGGPKLMRAIDSDDEVIQMGATWLQRAYGNNFSQSHEVHAENARLGHEQYYIDSFFLKLKRLPLVGVIIIPRKNIMGKVDERAFKTLVILISASLCILFIGCICILILTNGVSKEMKLRAELISHLDARRRAEASSNYKSQFLANMSHELRTPMAAVIGLLDILICDDCLTNEQYATVTQIRKCSTALLRLLNNILDLSKVESGKLVLEDAEFDLGRELEGLVDMFSVQCINHNVETVLDLSDNMPKLVRGDSARVVQIFANLISNSLKFTSLGHVIIRGWCENSNSSIDIEKFPLNHKKSQPAHKIKFKQQGSHTKKACKKENKMILRFEVDDTGCGIDPSKWESVFESFEQADPSTTRTHGGTGLGLCIVRTLVNKMGGEIKVAKKDGPGTLMQLYLLLNAPADGTEQHYRVDFSKHSLVVLLALHGRMGRLIMSQWLHKSGVFTMEASEWNELTQILREFFCIRRSARNDGFDAQHSLSEPLNTQVLSIQDMRNPVFVIVVDIGLLDLSTDIWKEQINFLDNYFGKAKFAWMLNHDTSNAIKMELRRKGHILMVNMPLYKAKMIHILEAVIKERNVELQKKSSNALRTTKEGNLHEYHEIDTTHFDVASSDDSDMAEMRSSNSICGSHDGEKRRERITKPCSSGYQKINNCLVELTRVYSKENYSTERDTCQVGHNSHDVQNEEPKCCTQASLSAEPQSENAECCEQHLVSSCPTAQGNLYSSKAMNEQKSLEGLRILLAEDTPVLQRVATIMLEKMGATVVAVGDGLQAVDALNCKLSAEACEMDCVCEDRNTRLQTENRDFPLYDLILMDCQMPKMDGYEATKIIRKSEAGTGLHTPIVALTAHAMSSDEAKCLEVGMDAYLTKPINYKLMVSTILSLTTRTAYVKRELTNQ; from the exons ATGGCAGATGAAACCCACCCTGGAAGTTGTGAATGCTCACCAACTCCAAGCACGCCGATGGGTACTCCCCTGAGAAAGGTGTTGGATAGAATATCA GTTTTTGCCACTCCTTGGAGGAGCAGTTCAGCTCTACGCGGTCGGAGAATCTTTCACAGGGATGTTGAACGAGAAGAGTTTCAGTATGCTGCTACTCGTTGTCTCTCTTCCTACTACAGCGTCTTCGTTGCTCGCCTTGCTATCATG GTCATGCTAGCCATTTTAATTGGGCTTCTAACCATATTAACATGGCATTTTACAAAGATCTACACAACAAAATCACTGAATAGCTTGGCATATGGCCTTCGAAATGAACTCCTGCAACGTCCAATTTTACGGATGTGGAACATCTTAAATTCTACCTCTGAGATAACAACAGCACAGGTTAAGCTATCAGAGTATGTGTTCAGACGGTACAACAAACCCGATACTCAGGCCGAACAAGTTGAG CTATACGAATTAATGAGGGACGTAACATGGGCACTATTTGCAAGTCGTAAAGCTCTCAATGCAATAACTATAAATTACAGAAATGGTTTTGTCCAGGCATTCCATAGAGATCACAGGAGTAACAATACATTCTACATCTACTCGGATCTTGTAAACTATTCTATCAGTGCCAGTGGATCATCTTATGAAATCAATTCGCTATCATCACAAGAAGGTTGGAAAGATCAATCCATACATGGTAACATTTCTGCAGTTTGGTATCAGGAGCCCCTTGATCCCATCACTGGCGAGAAGACAGGGAAAGCAAAGCCAATCCCACCAGATGACCTAATCAATATTGCAGGGCTTTCACAAGTACCTGATGGTGTAGCTTCATGGCATGTAGCAGTGAGCAAATACACAGATACACCCTTGCTTTCAGCAGCACTGCCAGTTTGGGACCCTTCAAATGAAAGTATTGTGGCTGTTGTGGGCGTTACTACAGCACTTTATAGTGTAGGCCAGCTTATGAAGGAGCTTGTTGAAGTCCACAGTGGGCATATATATTTGACATCCCAAGAGGGTTATTTACTTGCTACATCCACGAATGCTCCACTATTGAGAAATTCAACCGGGGGGCCCAAGCTTATGAGGGCTATTGATTCTGATGATGAAGTAATACAAATGGGAGCTACATGGTTGCAGAGAGCCTATGGCAACAACTTTTCTCAGAGTCATGAGGTTCATGCAGAAAATGCCAGGCTTGGCCACGAGCAGTATTACATTGAttcatttttcctaaaattgAAGAGGCTTCCCTTG GTGGGGGTCATCATCAttccaagaaaaaatataatggGGAAGGTAGATGAGAGAGCCTTCAAAACATTGGTTATATTGATATCTGCATCTTTGTGTATCCTATTCATTGGATGTATCTGCATTTTGATACTGACAAATGGGGTGTCCAAAGAAATGAAACTAAGAGCAGAGCTGATAAGCCATCTTGATGCAAGAAGAAGAGCTGAGGCATCTAGCAACTATAAAAGCCAATTTCTAGCAAACATGAG TCATGAACTGAGGACACCTATGGCTGCGGTAATTGGGTTACTGGACATTCTCATATGTGATGATTGCCTCACAAATGAACAGTACGCAACTGTTACCCAGATTAGAAAGTGCTCAACAGCTCTACTCCGGCTTCTAAACAATATATTGGATTTGAGCAAG GTTGAATCTGGGAAGCTGGTGTTGGAAGATGCAGAATTTGATTTGGGGAGAGAACTTGAAGGACTTGTTGATATGTTCTCTGTGCAGTGCATTAACCACAATGTGGAAACTGTTTTGGATCTCTCCG ATAATATGCCAAAGTTAGTTCGAGGAGACTCTGCTAGAGTTGTTCAAATATTTGCAAATCTAATCAGCAATTCTCTCAAGTTCACATCAT TGGGTCATGTCATTATACGAGGATGGTGTGAGAACTCAAATTCTTCCATTGACATTGAGAAGTTTCCTCTTAACCATAAGAAATCACAGCCTGCACATAAGATAAAGTTCAAGCAGCAGGGAAGCCATACAAAGAAGGCCtgcaagaaagaaaacaaaatgattcTTCGGTTTGAAGTTGATGACACTGGTTGTG GTATTGATCCAAGCAAGTGGGAATCTGTATTTGAAAGCTTTGAGCAAGCTGACCCCTCAACAACACGAAC GCATGGTGGCACTGGTCTTGGATTATGCATCGTGCGAACCTTG GTTAACAAGATGGGTGGAGAAATCAAGGTTGCAAAGAAGGATGGTCCAGGAACTTTAATGCAGCTCTACTTGCTTCTCAATGCACCTGCAGATGGCACAGAGCAGCATTACCGAGTAGATTTTTCGAAGCATAGTTTAGTG GTACTGCTTGCTCTACACGGCAGAATGGGGAGATTGATTATGTCCCAATGGCTACATAAAAGTGGAGTGTTTACGATGGAAGCATCTGAATGGAATGAGCTGACACAAATTCTTAGGGAATTCTTCTGTATCAGAAGGTCAGCTCGTAACGATGGCTTTGATGCACAGCATTCTCTAAGTGAACCTTTGAATACTCAAGTACTGAGCATACAAGACATGAGGAACCCGGTCTTCGTCATAGTTGTGGATATAGGACTGCTTGACTTGAGCACAGATATATGGAAGGAACAAATTAACTTTCTTGACAATTACTTTGGGAAAGCAAAGTTTGCATGGATGCTTAATCATGATACTTCAAATGCCATAAAGATGGAACTCCGCCGAAAAGGACATATATTGATGGTGAATATGCCACTCTACAAGGCAAAGATGATTCACATTCTGGAAGCTGTAATAAAGGAGAGAAATGTTGAACTGCAGAAGAAAAGTTCAAATGCTTTGAGAACTACCAAAGAAGGCAATCTGCATGAATATCATGAGATTGATACCACACATTTTGATGTTGCCAGCTCTGATGATTCTGATATGGCTGAAATGCGTAGTTCTAATTCCATATGTGGCTCACATGATGGGGAAAAACGAAGAGAGAGGATTACAAAACCTTGTTCTTCAGGCTACCAGAAAATTAACAACTGTTTAGTTGAACTCACTCGTGTTTATTCAAAAGAGAATTATTCAACTGAAAGAGATACATGTCAAGTCGGGCACAACTCTCACGATGTTCAAAATGAAGAACCTAAATGTTGCACACAAGCATCCCTTTCAGCAGAACCTCAAAGTGAAAATGCTGAGTGCTGCGAACAACATTTGGTTAGTAGCTGTCCTACAGCACAGGGTAATTTATACTCGAGCAAAGCTATGAATGAACAGAAGTCTCTTGAGGGCCTACGAATTCTGCTTGCAGAAGATACCCCAGTACTCCAGAGAGTTGCAACCATAATGCTAGAAAAAATGGGTGCTACAGTAGTTGCCGTGGGAGATGGCCTTCAGGCAGTAGATGCTCTGAATTGCAAGCTTAGTGCAGAAGCTTGTGAAATGGATTGTGTCTGTGAAGATAGAAACACAAGATTGCAAACAGAAAACAGGGATTTCCCTCTATATGACTTGATCCTAATGGATTGCCAA ATGCCAAAGATGGATGGTTATGAAGCAACAAAGATAATCAGGAAATCAGAAGCTGGAACCGGATTGCACACTCCCATTGTTGCATTGACTGCCCATGCAATGTCATCAGATGAAGCCAAATGCTTGGAGGTGGGCATGGACGCTTATCTAACAAAACCAATTAACTACAAGCTGATGGTTTCCACCATCCTTTCACTCACTACAAGAACGGCCTACGTCAAGCGAGAGCTAACAAACCAGTAG